One genomic window of Ruminococcus gauvreauii includes the following:
- a CDS encoding TetR/AcrR family transcriptional regulator, which yields MKSEHTILPPKKQAIFQAVIVLLDRGLAPDSLKVSEIAAEAGIGKGTIYEYFSSKEEIITQTLVYELETTAEEILEMIRSAGSFEGIVRKLLDWVEENYERKTSFMRLLQLMERMDEIPESIRRELKKQGHSPCDINHYMLRLAKRGQETGELSDEIPCSMLASSILAALVMYLSYLNFPEGYGRMESGEAKAFVWKSIQEICGKKP from the coding sequence ATGAAATCTGAACATACAATTCTTCCGCCGAAGAAACAGGCCATCTTTCAGGCTGTGATCGTGCTCCTCGACAGGGGACTGGCGCCGGACAGCCTTAAAGTTTCCGAGATCGCGGCAGAGGCTGGAATCGGCAAGGGTACGATCTATGAGTATTTTTCCAGCAAGGAAGAGATTATCACGCAGACGCTGGTCTATGAACTGGAAACGACAGCGGAGGAGATTTTGGAGATGATACGGTCCGCCGGCAGTTTCGAGGGGATTGTCAGAAAACTTCTGGACTGGGTCGAAGAAAACTATGAGAGGAAAACTTCCTTTATGCGGCTGCTGCAGCTGATGGAGCGGATGGATGAAATTCCCGAATCCATTCGAAGAGAACTGAAAAAGCAGGGACACTCACCCTGTGACATCAATCATTACATGCTGCGTCTGGCGAAACGGGGGCAGGAGACCGGGGAACTGTCCGATGAGATCCCCTGTTCGATGCTGGCGTCTTCCATACTGGCTGCTCTCGTCATGTATCTCTCCTATCTGAACTTCCCGGAAGGGTATGGACGGATGGAGAGCGGGGAGGCAAAAGCATTTGTCTGGAAGAGTATCCAGGAGATATGCGGCAAAAAACCTTGA
- a CDS encoding efflux RND transporter permease subunit, with the protein MLSKFSVKKPYTVVVGVVLILILGFVSFTKMTTDLLPNINLPYAIVLTTYPGASPSEVEETVTKPIEEAMATVSNIENMQSVSRENLSLVILQFAQSTSMDSVSLEMRENLDQIGSYWDDTVGSPIIMKLNPEMMPVMVAAVEKDGLDSVAISDLTNQQILSDLESLEGVASVSTSGTVEESIQVLIRQEKIDEVNDRVRNAVSGEFAEAQQKLDDARTELEESEQKMSDAKAEIDSGRSQLEAGKEQLLGQLPEAQSQLNSAQSELLKNETDLENGLTMVNTTLQVLEESLKEGGLFDQAQAKIDEAAEALAADEMTEQLQSQKTALQEGIEQLQGGIASIDEQLGMLPDGDLKTQLAAQKEELEKQLAQAQEALNAVDGQILLLESSAAELETQRQNLADARAELESQKAELLNTKTTLESYQEQLNTGKLTLDGALAELNSQQISATIEMSSAQAQLILGEAQLEQGETQITAGKEQLEDGQEELDEQKSKALKSADVTKTITADMVSQILTAQNFSMPAGYVSEDNARYLVRVGDKFQNAEEMRDLVLFDMGLDGLEPIRLSDVADVITVDNSSEVYASVNGQPGVLLTMQKQTGYATSEVSDRILDYFDSAQKTDDGLHFTVLMDQGIYIDMVVNSVLENLMYGAVLAIIVLYLFLRDVRPTSIVACSIPISVLTAVVLMYFSGITLNIISLSGLALGVGMLVDNSIVVIENIYRLRGLGYSRKKAAVAGARQVAGAIMASTLTTICVFLPIVFTEGITRQLFVDMGLTIAYSLLASLFIALTLVPMMSAGMLKNVKEQRQPMFDRLLSAYGNVMKKVLRLKPAVLLGTLILLGVSGWLCVSRGLVYMPEMESTQASINITMPEGATLEETGNMSDEIMERLSDLPDVESIGAMAGSDSGMALLGMGGGSDTETATMYLTLREDMELSNDELVDEILSRTEDLNCEVDVSASSMDMSALGGSGISVEIKGKDLDRLQTLAAEVAGLVEQVPGTAEVSDGLEESAEEERIVVNKEKASKYNLTVAQVFQQISAKLAESKAATTITTDTKDYDVDVTDENTKTYTRSDVKKFNLTYMDKDGEEQEVAVTKVVDFVDAKGMTAISRDAQSRYVSVSASIAQGYNVTKVAAAVDKELKAYDVPEGYTIEMAGEDETIRESMTELMKMLLLAVAFIYLIMVAQFQSLLSPFIVMFTIPLAFTGGFLGLLLTGQDLSIIAMIGFIMLSGIIVNNGIVLVDYINQLRREGTEKKEAIIEAGKTRMRPIMMTALTTILGLATMAAGVGTGSDMMQGMAVVVIGGLLYGTLLTLFVVPCIYDALNRRKYRSEGEEELDEI; encoded by the coding sequence ATGCTATCTAAGTTCAGTGTGAAAAAGCCATATACCGTCGTGGTTGGCGTGGTTCTGATCCTGATCCTGGGGTTTGTATCATTTACGAAAATGACCACGGATCTTCTTCCGAACATTAATCTTCCATACGCGATTGTCCTGACCACCTATCCGGGGGCAAGCCCGTCTGAGGTGGAGGAGACCGTGACAAAGCCGATCGAGGAGGCCATGGCGACGGTCAGCAATATTGAGAATATGCAGTCGGTTTCCAGGGAGAATCTTTCTCTGGTGATCCTTCAGTTTGCGCAGTCCACGAGCATGGACTCTGTCAGTCTGGAGATGCGGGAAAATCTGGACCAGATCGGTTCCTACTGGGACGACACCGTGGGAAGCCCCATCATCATGAAACTGAATCCGGAGATGATGCCGGTGATGGTGGCAGCGGTGGAAAAAGACGGGCTGGACAGCGTGGCTATCTCAGACCTGACGAATCAGCAGATTCTCTCAGACCTGGAGAGTCTGGAGGGAGTGGCTTCTGTTTCCACTTCGGGAACTGTCGAGGAGAGCATTCAGGTGCTGATCCGGCAGGAAAAGATTGATGAAGTAAACGACAGAGTCAGGAATGCTGTGAGCGGAGAATTTGCTGAGGCACAGCAGAAGCTGGATGACGCCAGGACAGAACTTGAGGAGTCTGAACAGAAGATGTCAGATGCCAAGGCCGAGATCGACAGCGGGCGATCTCAGCTGGAAGCGGGTAAGGAACAGCTCCTCGGTCAGCTTCCGGAGGCGCAGAGCCAGCTGAACAGTGCGCAGTCTGAACTCCTGAAAAATGAGACGGATCTCGAGAACGGCCTTACTATGGTGAACACGACTCTGCAGGTGCTGGAGGAATCGCTGAAGGAAGGCGGGCTTTTTGACCAGGCTCAGGCAAAAATCGATGAGGCGGCGGAAGCTTTAGCAGCGGATGAGATGACGGAACAGCTTCAGTCACAGAAAACGGCGCTGCAGGAGGGGATCGAACAGCTGCAGGGAGGCATTGCATCCATTGATGAGCAGCTGGGCATGCTCCCGGACGGTGATCTGAAGACACAGCTTGCTGCTCAGAAAGAAGAGCTGGAAAAACAGCTGGCGCAGGCGCAGGAGGCATTGAACGCTGTGGACGGACAGATACTTCTGCTTGAGAGCAGCGCCGCAGAACTGGAAACACAGCGTCAGAATCTGGCGGATGCCAGAGCGGAACTGGAATCACAGAAAGCGGAACTCCTGAATACAAAGACTACGCTTGAGTCTTATCAGGAACAGCTGAATACAGGCAAGTTGACGCTGGACGGAGCACTGGCCGAACTGAACAGCCAGCAGATATCTGCAACGATAGAAATGTCGTCTGCCCAGGCACAGCTGATTCTGGGCGAGGCACAGCTGGAGCAGGGGGAAACCCAGATAACGGCAGGAAAGGAGCAGCTGGAAGACGGACAGGAAGAACTGGACGAACAGAAAAGCAAAGCTCTGAAGAGCGCAGACGTGACAAAAACGATCACGGCAGATATGGTATCGCAGATACTTACAGCGCAGAACTTCAGCATGCCTGCGGGGTATGTGTCGGAAGACAATGCCAGATATCTGGTCCGTGTGGGAGACAAGTTTCAGAATGCTGAGGAAATGAGAGACCTGGTGCTCTTTGATATGGGGCTGGATGGACTTGAACCGATCAGGCTGTCCGATGTGGCAGACGTGATAACGGTTGACAACTCCTCGGAAGTCTATGCATCTGTCAATGGACAGCCGGGTGTTCTGCTGACCATGCAGAAGCAGACGGGATACGCGACCAGTGAGGTTTCGGATCGGATTCTGGATTATTTTGACAGCGCACAAAAGACGGATGACGGGCTTCATTTTACCGTGCTGATGGATCAGGGGATCTACATAGACATGGTGGTGAACTCCGTTCTGGAAAACCTGATGTATGGAGCCGTTCTTGCGATCATTGTGCTGTATCTGTTTCTGCGGGACGTGCGACCAACGTCGATCGTGGCATGCTCCATCCCGATCAGTGTGCTGACAGCGGTTGTACTGATGTATTTCTCGGGCATCACGCTGAATATTATCTCTCTTTCGGGACTGGCGCTGGGTGTCGGGATGCTGGTGGATAACTCGATCGTTGTCATAGAGAATATATATCGGCTGAGAGGCCTCGGATACTCCAGAAAGAAAGCGGCTGTGGCGGGAGCGAGACAGGTGGCAGGCGCGATCATGGCGTCCACGCTTACGACAATCTGCGTGTTCCTGCCGATCGTGTTCACGGAAGGGATCACGAGACAGCTGTTTGTGGACATGGGGCTGACGATCGCGTATTCACTTCTTGCCAGTCTCTTCATAGCCCTGACGCTTGTACCCATGATGTCAGCGGGGATGTTAAAGAACGTAAAAGAACAAAGGCAGCCCATGTTTGACAGGCTGCTGAGTGCTTATGGAAATGTGATGAAAAAAGTGCTGCGTCTCAAACCGGCTGTACTCCTGGGGACATTGATACTTCTCGGAGTGAGCGGATGGCTGTGTGTTTCCAGGGGGCTGGTGTACATGCCCGAAATGGAGAGCACACAGGCAAGCATAAATATTACGATGCCGGAAGGCGCAACACTGGAAGAGACAGGAAATATGTCCGATGAGATCATGGAGCGGCTTTCTGACCTGCCTGATGTGGAGTCGATCGGAGCCATGGCAGGTTCGGATTCCGGCATGGCTCTGCTGGGAATGGGCGGCGGCTCTGATACGGAGACTGCTACCATGTATCTGACCCTGAGAGAAGATATGGAGCTCTCAAATGACGAACTTGTCGATGAGATTCTGTCGCGGACAGAGGACCTGAACTGTGAAGTGGATGTATCAGCATCCAGCATGGATATGTCGGCTCTGGGGGGCAGCGGGATCAGTGTGGAGATCAAGGGAAAAGATCTGGACAGGCTGCAGACCCTGGCGGCCGAGGTGGCCGGGCTGGTGGAACAGGTTCCGGGGACAGCGGAAGTCTCCGACGGACTGGAAGAGTCTGCCGAGGAGGAGAGAATCGTAGTAAATAAGGAGAAGGCGTCAAAATACAATCTGACAGTTGCTCAGGTCTTCCAGCAGATCTCTGCGAAGCTGGCCGAGTCAAAGGCCGCCACCACGATCACGACAGATACCAAGGATTACGATGTGGATGTCACAGACGAGAACACGAAGACATATACGAGAAGTGACGTGAAAAAATTCAATCTGACGTATATGGACAAAGACGGTGAAGAGCAGGAAGTGGCGGTCACGAAGGTTGTGGACTTTGTAGATGCCAAAGGGATGACTGCCATATCGAGAGATGCGCAGAGCCGCTATGTCAGTGTATCGGCATCCATCGCACAGGGATATAACGTGACAAAGGTTGCTGCGGCTGTGGATAAAGAACTGAAAGCGTATGACGTGCCGGAGGGATATACGATTGAGATGGCGGGAGAGGATGAGACGATCAGAGAATCCATGACGGAGCTGATGAAGATGCTGCTGCTTGCCGTCGCATTTATTTACCTGATCATGGTGGCACAGTTCCAGTCGCTGCTGTCACCGTTTATCGTCATGTTCACGATTCCTCTGGCGTTTACAGGAGGATTTCTGGGTCTGCTGCTGACGGGGCAGGATCTGAGCATCATTGCCATGATCGGCTTCATCATGCTGTCGGGCATTATTGTAAATAATGGAATCGTGCTGGTGGATTATATCAACCAGCTGCGCAGGGAAGGAACAGAGAAGAAAGAGGCAATTATTGAGGCGGGAAAGACGAGGATGCGTCCGATCATGATGACTGCTCTGACGACGATACTGGGGCTGGCCACCATGGCAGCCGGTGTAGGAACGGGTTCTGATATGATGCAGGGAATGGCGGTGGTCGTCATCGGAGGTCTGCTGTACGGCACGCTGCTGACGCTGTTCGTAGTGCCGTGTATCTACGATGCGCTGAACCGCAGAAAGTACCGTTCTGAAGGAGAGGAGGAACTGGATGAAATCTGA
- a CDS encoding M56 family metallopeptidase: MSILQMNLSAACIIAAIIVMRTAALDKLPKQLFQLLWLIPVIRLFVPFSFSSPISIFCLFERTPVQEMTGSFLSSGSIGGGKADLALRSGSSFLCMAVWITGSVILAACFTIVNVQSRRGFASSVPAGNENIDRWLAQHRIRRQISVRVSDRITTPLTYGVAKPVILLPASLECSGEAQLNYVLLHEFLHIRRLDILKSIVMLITVCIYWFNPMVWIMYVLVNRDIELACDEGVLKESGISTRASYALTLIQMQENRGGAGLAKSFSRYAIKERIESIMKYKKASVTAVAAALALAAGITTAFASSAAATETIKAEEMESSVSSESVDAVLEAEEQEGPRTESVSGAAAAEAIKAEETESLATSESVDAVAEPENQEGSSTDQVEYATITADDDGEKSSDGYDSDVAAVEEAEVHVDGKAWSGTITQENKEKTVHDLQETQSILEAENVQ, from the coding sequence ATGAGTATTCTGCAAATGAATCTTTCGGCGGCATGTATCATTGCTGCCATAATCGTGATGAGAACAGCGGCGCTTGACAAACTGCCGAAGCAGTTGTTTCAGCTCCTGTGGCTGATACCGGTGATTCGTCTGTTTGTACCATTCTCATTTTCGTCGCCCATCAGCATATTCTGCCTGTTTGAACGAACGCCTGTACAGGAAATGACAGGTTCTTTTCTGTCATCCGGATCGATTGGCGGCGGTAAAGCTGATCTGGCACTGCGCAGCGGATCGTCATTTTTGTGTATGGCTGTATGGATAACCGGGAGCGTAATCCTGGCTGCCTGTTTCACGATCGTGAATGTACAGAGCAGACGGGGATTTGCTTCTTCTGTGCCGGCCGGAAACGAAAATATTGACAGATGGCTGGCACAGCACAGAATAAGGCGGCAAATCAGTGTCAGAGTGAGTGACAGAATAACAACGCCATTGACATATGGCGTGGCAAAACCTGTGATACTGCTTCCGGCATCACTTGAATGTTCGGGTGAGGCACAGCTTAACTATGTCCTGCTCCATGAGTTTCTGCATATCAGAAGGCTGGATATCCTGAAGAGTATCGTTATGCTGATCACGGTATGCATATACTGGTTTAACCCAATGGTATGGATCATGTATGTTCTGGTCAACAGGGATATCGAGCTGGCATGTGACGAGGGAGTATTAAAAGAATCGGGGATAAGCACCAGGGCGTCTTATGCGCTGACGCTGATCCAGATGCAGGAAAACAGGGGAGGAGCGGGTTTGGCGAAAAGTTTCAGCAGATATGCGATCAAAGAAAGGATTGAATCTATTATGAAATATAAAAAAGCGTCGGTCACCGCAGTTGCAGCCGCATTGGCACTGGCAGCGGGGATCACAACAGCGTTTGCATCGAGTGCAGCCGCGACAGAGACAATTAAGGCAGAAGAAATGGAGAGTTCAGTTTCGAGCGAATCTGTCGATGCCGTACTGGAAGCGGAGGAGCAGGAGGGACCGAGAACTGAGTCTGTATCGGGTGCAGCCGCGGCAGAAGCGATAAAGGCAGAAGAAACGGAGAGTTTAGCTACGAGTGAATCTGTCGATGCCGTGGCGGAACCGGAGAATCAGGAGGGATCGAGCACTGATCAGGTGGAATACGCGACGATAACTGCAGATGATGACGGCGAAAAGTCATCCGACGGTTACGACAGTGATGTAGCCGCAGTGGAAGAGGCTGAAGTTCATGTCGATGGAAAAGCATGGAGTGGGACGATAACTCAGGAGAATAAAGAAAAAACCGTACATGATCTGCAGGAGACACAGAGTATACTGGAAGCGGAGAATGTACAGTAG
- a CDS encoding BlaI/MecI/CopY family transcriptional regulator, which translates to MMKFFDSELNVMELLWKEGDMTAKQLVEKLNRQVGWSRTTTYTIIKKLINKGAVQRSEPDFMCHALISREKAQKAEVDQLIDKMFDGSSGLLINTLLERKDLPEHLVEELRRIVKETE; encoded by the coding sequence ATGATGAAGTTTTTTGATTCAGAACTGAATGTAATGGAACTATTGTGGAAAGAGGGTGATATGACAGCGAAACAGCTTGTGGAGAAACTGAACAGGCAAGTTGGGTGGTCGCGTACCACCACATATACGATTATAAAGAAACTGATTAATAAGGGAGCAGTGCAGCGCTCGGAGCCGGACTTCATGTGTCATGCGCTGATCAGCAGGGAGAAAGCACAAAAAGCGGAAGTGGATCAACTGATTGATAAGATGTTCGACGGGTCATCTGGCCTGTTGATCAACACGCTTCTGGAACGAAAAGACCTGCCTGAACACCTTGTGGAAGAATTGAGAAGGATTGTAAAAGAGACGGAGTGA
- a CDS encoding SGNH/GDSL hydrolase family protein, which produces MKKILFIGDSITDSHRLFTESPFDLGDGYVSVVREMLPADKYKIINRGHDGFTSEDVCKCLDRDCLALAPDLVTLLVGVNDIPVELYTDRPRIPAEFTRYCRRILENITSSGIPSLILLEPFIFSSPAQYLCWHPFIRQESEILQELASCFGAVFLPLHERMNAQNDDRGNSILTTDGIHLSEAGSRLLASSWLACAAPLL; this is translated from the coding sequence ATGAAAAAAATTCTTTTTATCGGTGACAGCATCACCGACAGTCACCGGCTGTTTACAGAATCTCCCTTTGATCTGGGGGACGGCTATGTGTCAGTGGTCCGTGAAATGCTGCCAGCAGACAAATATAAAATCATAAACAGAGGCCACGACGGTTTTACGTCCGAGGACGTATGCAAATGTCTTGATCGGGACTGCCTTGCGCTTGCCCCTGATCTTGTCACCCTGCTCGTCGGGGTAAACGATATCCCGGTTGAATTGTATACGGACCGTCCGCGAATTCCCGCAGAATTCACACGGTACTGCCGGCGTATTCTGGAGAATATCACATCGTCCGGAATCCCTTCTCTCATTTTACTGGAGCCCTTTATCTTCTCATCACCAGCACAATACCTGTGCTGGCATCCCTTTATCCGTCAGGAAAGTGAAATTCTCCAGGAACTGGCTTCATGCTTCGGCGCTGTCTTTCTTCCTCTCCATGAACGGATGAATGCACAAAATGATGACCGCGGCAATTCCATCCTCACCACGGACGGCATTCATCTGTCAGAAGCGGGCAGCCGTCTGCTTGCCTCGTCATGGCTTGCATGTGCCGCCCCGCTTCTGTAA
- a CDS encoding small, acid-soluble spore protein, alpha/beta type — MKKNKDIDLHQISPEEQLKYEIAEELGLLDRVLENGWRTLSAKETGRIGGLVTKRKREMNQE, encoded by the coding sequence ATGAAGAAAAATAAGGATATCGACCTACATCAAATATCTCCGGAAGAACAGCTGAAATATGAGATCGCTGAGGAGCTTGGACTGCTGGACCGTGTACTGGAAAATGGATGGAGGACCCTTTCAGCGAAAGAGACAGGAAGGATCGGCGGCCTTGTCACAAAACGCAAGCGCGAGATGAATCAGGAGTAA
- a CDS encoding PspC domain-containing protein has product MENKRLYRSSTNYMLAGVCGGIAEYFNIDPTLVRLGWVLFSCLGGSGILAYIIAAIIIPK; this is encoded by the coding sequence ATGGAAAATAAGAGATTATATCGTTCATCAACAAATTACATGCTTGCAGGTGTATGCGGCGGAATTGCGGAATATTTTAACATTGATCCAACACTTGTGAGACTCGGCTGGGTATTGTTTTCATGCCTTGGAGGTTCCGGAATTCTGGCATACATTATAGCCGCAATTATTATTCCAAAATAG
- a CDS encoding DUF4097 family beta strand repeat-containing protein — MKKLFKGVFIACGILMIAGIGLGLAGLIMGGTFEGISVPFHYRGISDISENITGAASADAEDIRRIRVDMKAGKFEIEHGNYKDIQVDADQSRTKINVSTEGDTLVVSSKGRWGSKGGVARIYLPDNMDLKSAELNIKGGSLETDRLTAQEVTVDAGGGEFVCDGLIRAEDADFEVGAGSISIALLESSESDFDCSAGRIACTMTESMADYYFSGECSLGRLSYGDQEWHVNDDIEIGSEAAKRTIDAKCSVGDITIDFEK, encoded by the coding sequence ATGAAAAAGCTGTTTAAAGGGGTTTTCATCGCATGCGGAATCCTTATGATCGCCGGGATCGGACTGGGACTGGCGGGATTGATCATGGGAGGCACATTTGAGGGAATTTCTGTCCCGTTTCACTACAGAGGAATCTCGGACATCAGTGAGAACATCACCGGGGCAGCCAGTGCAGATGCCGAAGACATCCGCCGGATCAGAGTGGATATGAAGGCTGGAAAGTTTGAGATCGAGCATGGCAATTATAAAGATATTCAAGTTGACGCCGATCAGTCCAGGACAAAGATCAATGTGAGCACGGAGGGAGATACACTTGTGGTCAGCAGCAAAGGCCGCTGGGGAAGTAAGGGCGGTGTCGCGAGAATTTATCTTCCGGATAACATGGATCTGAAAAGTGCGGAACTGAATATCAAGGGCGGGAGCCTGGAAACAGATCGCCTGACTGCACAGGAAGTGACTGTAGATGCAGGAGGCGGGGAATTCGTGTGTGACGGACTTATTAGGGCGGAGGATGCGGACTTCGAAGTTGGGGCCGGATCCATCAGTATTGCTCTGCTTGAGAGCAGCGAATCGGATTTTGACTGTTCAGCCGGGCGGATCGCATGCACAATGACGGAAAGTATGGCTGATTATTATTTTTCGGGCGAATGCAGCCTGGGGCGTCTTTCCTATGGGGACCAGGAGTGGCATGTAAATGACGACATAGAGATCGGAAGTGAAGCAGCGAAAAGAACGATCGATGCGAAATGCAGCGTGGGAGATATCACGATTGATTTTGAAAAATAG
- a CDS encoding DUF1700 domain-containing protein, translating to MSRKEFMQQLNRLLADIPESDRQDAIAYYNDYFDEAGPENEAEVIQELGSPGKVAATIKAGMGTAPGRGEFTENGYQDSRFKERTQVPAYKAEQEGRQRRGTGRWALIIILLIFASPLLLGFGGGILGLVAGVFAAILGIYVAFAAAGIGLAAGGIAAFAAGVAKCIVSPANGLISIGTGMVLLAVGLLLFAVFVWLTFKVTPRVFRSVINWFSRIMHRGRGGESDEKAV from the coding sequence ATGAGCAGAAAAGAATTTATGCAGCAGCTGAACCGGTTGCTGGCAGATATACCGGAGAGTGACCGGCAGGATGCCATCGCATATTATAATGATTATTTTGACGAAGCCGGCCCGGAGAATGAGGCGGAAGTGATTCAGGAACTGGGCAGTCCGGGAAAGGTGGCAGCTACGATCAAGGCAGGAATGGGAACGGCACCCGGCCGCGGGGAATTTACGGAGAACGGATATCAGGACAGCCGGTTTAAAGAGCGCACTCAGGTTCCTGCTTATAAAGCAGAACAGGAGGGCAGGCAGAGGAGAGGAACGGGAAGGTGGGCGCTGATTATCATCCTGCTGATCTTTGCTTCGCCGCTGCTGCTTGGATTCGGAGGCGGGATACTCGGACTTGTGGCAGGCGTCTTTGCAGCGATCCTGGGGATCTATGTGGCGTTTGCCGCTGCGGGAATCGGTCTGGCAGCAGGAGGGATTGCAGCCTTTGCGGCGGGAGTCGCAAAATGTATCGTATCACCCGCGAATGGACTGATCTCTATCGGTACCGGCATGGTGCTTCTGGCAGTAGGACTTTTGCTTTTTGCAGTGTTCGTCTGGCTGACTTTTAAAGTCACTCCAAGGGTTTTCCGGTCAGTGATCAACTGGTTTTCAAGAATCATGCACCGCGGAAGAGGAGGTGAGTCTGATGAAAAAGCTGTTTAA
- a CDS encoding PadR family transcriptional regulator produces MVFNTGAALLDAIVLAVVSTETDGTYGYRITQDVRQVLEVSESTLYPVLRRLQKDECLMVYDREFAGRNRRYYKITEKGSVQLQLYQQEWKSYSSKITKLFEGGAGK; encoded by the coding sequence ATGGTCTTTAACACGGGCGCGGCACTTTTGGATGCGATTGTGCTGGCGGTAGTGTCAACGGAGACGGATGGAACGTATGGATACCGAATTACACAGGATGTACGTCAGGTCCTGGAAGTGTCCGAGTCCACACTGTATCCCGTTCTGCGCAGGCTTCAGAAGGATGAATGCCTGATGGTGTATGACCGTGAATTTGCAGGACGCAACAGGAGATACTATAAAATAACGGAAAAGGGCAGTGTCCAGCTGCAGCTTTATCAACAGGAGTGGAAGAGTTACTCATCTAAGATTACAAAACTTTTTGAGGGGGGAGCAGGTAAATGA
- a CDS encoding MATE family efflux transporter, translating into MIKDLTKGSPDRLLWTFTLPMLGSVVFQQLYNIVDSVVAGKFIGDEALAAVGASYPITMIFMAVAIGMNVGCSVIISQLFGAGQYGKMKTAIFTSLISSAVLSLVMTFGGLVFCSRLLRLLNTPDNIFGDSEVYLVIYTAGLLFVFLYNICTGTFTALGDSMTPLCFLVASSLGNIALDLFFVIGLKMGVSGVAWATFIAQGIAAILAFAVLLRRLGKIEASEYRKFSVPMLGRIARMAVPSILQQSFVSVGNLFVQGVVNSYGSAVIAGYSAAIKLNTFTITLFTTLSSALSSFSAQNIGAGLIRRVRDGMRSGVRIALAVSLPFTVLYLAFGGSVMRIFVSSTSADVIAVGKTFLGIVAPFYFPVSIKLVCDGVLRGGEAIACFMFTTFSDLILRVVLVFILPLKFGSAGIWMAWPIGWIVAMIFSLYFYKTEKWNHMNRNKSV; encoded by the coding sequence ATGATAAAAGATTTGACAAAGGGAAGCCCGGACAGGCTGCTGTGGACGTTCACTCTGCCCATGCTGGGCAGCGTGGTTTTTCAGCAGCTCTACAATATAGTGGACAGCGTGGTTGCGGGCAAGTTTATCGGGGATGAGGCGCTGGCAGCAGTCGGTGCGTCTTATCCGATTACGATGATTTTTATGGCGGTGGCTATAGGGATGAACGTGGGATGCTCCGTGATCATTTCGCAGCTGTTCGGTGCAGGACAGTATGGGAAGATGAAGACGGCTATTTTTACGTCCTTGATCTCCTCGGCAGTGCTGAGCCTTGTGATGACGTTTGGGGGCCTGGTGTTCTGCAGCCGTTTGCTGCGTCTGCTGAATACGCCGGATAACATATTCGGGGATTCGGAAGTCTATCTGGTAATCTATACGGCAGGACTGTTGTTTGTGTTTCTGTATAATATCTGTACCGGAACCTTTACTGCACTCGGTGATTCGATGACGCCGCTCTGCTTTCTGGTCGCCTCGTCACTCGGCAATATTGCGCTGGATCTGTTTTTTGTGATCGGCCTGAAGATGGGAGTGAGCGGTGTCGCGTGGGCCACCTTCATCGCACAGGGGATTGCCGCCATCCTTGCGTTTGCTGTTCTGCTCAGGAGACTGGGAAAAATAGAGGCATCAGAGTACCGGAAATTTTCAGTTCCGATGCTCGGCAGGATCGCACGGATGGCGGTGCCCAGCATTTTACAGCAGAGCTTTGTATCTGTGGGAAACCTGTTTGTGCAGGGTGTCGTGAATAGTTACGGATCTGCCGTCATCGCAGGATACTCTGCTGCGATTAAGCTGAATACATTTACCATCACCCTGTTTACGACGCTGTCAAGCGCGTTATCCAGCTTTTCTGCTCAGAACATTGGTGCAGGACTGATCCGGCGTGTCAGGGATGGAATGCGCTCCGGCGTGAGGATTGCCTTGGCGGTCTCGCTGCCGTTTACGGTGCTGTACCTGGCGTTTGGCGGAAGCGTCATGCGGATCTTCGTCAGTTCCACGAGTGCGGATGTGATAGCTGTAGGGAAAACATTTCTGGGTATCGTCGCCCCGTTCTATTTCCCTGTCAGCATCAAACTCGTCTGTGACGGTGTGTTAAGAGGCGGTGAGGCGATTGCATGCTTTATGTTTACGACATTTTCAGATCTGATACTGAGGGTCGTACTTGTATTTATCCTTCCGCTGAAATTTGGCTCTGCGGGCATCTGGATGGCATGGCCGATCGGATGGATCGTCGCAATGATATTCTCACTGTACTTTTATAAAACGGAAAAATGGAATCATATGAATCGAAACAAGTCTGTATGA